In one Nocardioides sp. NBC_00368 genomic region, the following are encoded:
- a CDS encoding sensor histidine kinase, with amino-acid sequence MTVAAAPGPRWLGDVGQVALAGALALVLLPVGWTSVVEGEVARGWEIALVAALVVLHSAVATARRRPLVSFAVGALAELVLVAAPDLSGPTAEAAGSDYGPVLLPSSLCFFVLLYAVSAEDRRPWPGVALGIGLVGCLVTVVRLSGFEGTGLEGWTWWLMVATATLGATVAAWALGRFRATRAAWIDQLADRAAAEERQRIAREMHDVVAHSLAVVVSHAEAGRMVVGQQPERASGILDTIATTGREALDEMRGLLGVLGGESSRQARYIASTEPQPGLDDVGDLVERMREAGLTVHLDADDLGQVAPAVGLTAYRVVQEALTNVTRHAGPGAVATVSVTRAGRQLRIEVSDDGVGIRRPPGRGLSGMRERVSAVGGTLEAGPSEEGWRVRAMMPL; translated from the coding sequence ATGACCGTGGCAGCCGCTCCCGGACCCCGCTGGCTCGGGGACGTCGGACAGGTCGCGTTGGCCGGGGCGCTCGCGCTGGTGCTGCTGCCGGTCGGCTGGACGTCGGTGGTCGAGGGTGAGGTCGCCAGAGGCTGGGAGATCGCGCTCGTCGCCGCCCTGGTCGTCCTGCACAGCGCCGTGGCCACCGCCCGACGCCGGCCGCTGGTGTCCTTCGCCGTCGGGGCCCTGGCCGAGCTGGTGCTCGTCGCCGCTCCGGATCTGAGCGGGCCCACGGCCGAGGCAGCAGGCAGCGACTACGGGCCGGTGCTGCTGCCGAGCAGCCTGTGCTTCTTCGTGCTGCTCTACGCGGTGAGCGCGGAAGATCGACGGCCCTGGCCAGGGGTGGCCCTCGGCATCGGGCTGGTGGGGTGCCTGGTCACCGTCGTACGCCTGTCGGGGTTCGAGGGCACCGGCCTGGAAGGGTGGACGTGGTGGCTGATGGTGGCCACCGCGACGCTGGGTGCGACGGTGGCGGCATGGGCGCTCGGCCGGTTCCGAGCCACTCGGGCCGCCTGGATCGACCAGCTCGCCGACCGAGCCGCCGCGGAGGAGCGCCAGCGCATCGCGCGCGAGATGCACGACGTGGTCGCGCACTCGCTGGCGGTCGTGGTCAGCCACGCCGAGGCCGGCCGGATGGTCGTCGGGCAGCAGCCCGAGCGGGCCTCCGGGATCCTCGACACCATCGCGACCACGGGTCGGGAGGCGCTCGACGAGATGCGCGGGCTGCTCGGTGTGCTCGGCGGCGAGTCATCTCGACAAGCTCGATACATCGCCTCGACCGAGCCGCAACCCGGGCTGGACGATGTCGGCGACCTCGTCGAGCGGATGCGCGAGGCCGGTCTGACGGTCCACCTCGACGCCGATGATCTCGGTCAGGTCGCGCCGGCCGTGGGGCTGACCGCCTACCGCGTCGTCCAGGAAGCGCTCACCAACGTCACCCGCCACGCGGGACCGGGAGCGGTCGCGACCGTGTCGGTGACCCGCGCCGGGCGCCAGCTCCGGATCGAGGTCAGCGACGATGGCGTGGGGATCCGACGACCGCCCGGCCGTGGGCTGAGCGGCATGCGCGAACGGGTGTCCGCGGTGGGCGGCACGCTCGAGGCCGGGCCGAGCGAGGAAGGCTGGCGTGTCCGCGCGATGATGCCGCTATGA
- a CDS encoding amidohydrolase family protein, producing the protein MYTKDGESYFIVDAHVALWDARPENQRNIHGKQFIDCFYDYHRNLSPESEQWPYEDYLYQGGERLMHDLFEVGYVDHAIFQPAHLGEFYNNGFGQTEEASALAAKHPDQLTYNHHFDPRNGEAGLEQLHADAERFGLQGVKLYTAEWHGESRGWKLTDPWAYRYFEACRELGITNIHIHKGPTIRPLDRDAFDVADIDHVASDFTDLNFVVEHVGLPRLEDFCWIGTQEPNVHGGLAVAMPFIHTRPRYFAQIIGELVYWIGEDRIQFSSDYALWTPKWLIERFVDFQIPEDMTEYAPLTVAQKKKILGLNAAKMYDLDVPAELRLPPADETATGPREPERADLAAV; encoded by the coding sequence CAGTTCATCGACTGCTTCTACGACTACCACCGCAACCTCTCCCCCGAGTCGGAGCAGTGGCCCTACGAGGACTATCTCTACCAGGGCGGCGAGCGACTGATGCACGACCTGTTCGAGGTCGGCTACGTCGATCACGCGATCTTCCAGCCGGCTCACCTGGGCGAGTTCTACAACAACGGCTTCGGCCAGACCGAGGAGGCCTCGGCGCTGGCCGCGAAGCACCCCGACCAGCTGACGTACAACCACCACTTCGACCCGCGCAACGGCGAGGCCGGGCTCGAGCAGCTCCACGCGGACGCCGAGCGGTTCGGGCTCCAGGGCGTGAAGCTCTACACCGCCGAGTGGCACGGGGAGTCGCGTGGCTGGAAGCTGACCGACCCGTGGGCCTACCGCTACTTCGAGGCCTGCCGGGAGCTCGGGATCACCAACATCCACATCCACAAGGGTCCGACGATCCGGCCGCTGGACCGCGACGCCTTCGACGTCGCCGACATCGACCACGTCGCCAGCGACTTCACGGACCTGAACTTCGTCGTCGAGCACGTCGGTCTGCCGCGCCTGGAGGACTTCTGCTGGATCGGCACCCAGGAGCCGAACGTGCACGGCGGGCTGGCGGTGGCGATGCCGTTCATCCATACCCGGCCGCGCTACTTCGCCCAGATCATCGGGGAGCTCGTCTACTGGATCGGCGAGGACCGGATCCAGTTCTCATCCGACTACGCCCTCTGGACGCCCAAGTGGCTGATCGAGCGGTTCGTCGACTTCCAGATCCCGGAGGACATGACCGAGTACGCCCCGCTCACCGTGGCGCAGAAGAAGAAGATCCTCGGCCTCAACGCGGCGAAGATGTACGACCTCGATGTCCCCGCCGAGCTGCGCCTGCCCCCGGCCGACGAGACCGCCACCGGTCCCCGTGAGCCCGAGCGCGCCGACCTCGCGGCGGTGTGA
- a CDS encoding NAD(P)-dependent alcohol dehydrogenase, which yields MSTMRAVQVVGYHQPLAMAEVPVPEPTGPFDVIVRIGGAGVCRTDLHILEGQWEEKSGVTLPYTIGHENAGWVHAVGDAVTNVAEGDKVILHPLITCGLCRACRSGDDVHCELNQFPGIDTNGGYAEYLKTSARSVVKIDDSLEPADVAALADAGLTAYHAAAKAARRLTPRDRCVIIGAGGLGHIGIQVLKALSPAELIVVDRNPEAVKLALSIGADHGVVADGTQVDQVLELTSGAGAEVLVDFVGEGGATAEGVQMLRRAGDYHVVGYGENIDVPTIDIISTEINFVGNLVGSYNDLCDLMALAARGAVTLHTQKYALDDFQTAISDLDDGRVRGRAILVPER from the coding sequence ATGAGCACCATGCGAGCCGTCCAGGTGGTCGGCTACCACCAGCCCCTGGCCATGGCCGAGGTCCCGGTCCCCGAGCCGACCGGTCCGTTCGACGTCATCGTCAGGATCGGCGGCGCCGGCGTCTGCCGCACCGACCTGCACATCCTCGAAGGGCAGTGGGAGGAGAAGTCCGGGGTCACGCTGCCCTACACGATCGGCCACGAGAACGCCGGCTGGGTGCATGCGGTGGGCGATGCCGTCACCAACGTCGCCGAGGGCGACAAGGTGATCCTGCACCCGCTGATCACCTGCGGACTGTGCCGCGCCTGCCGATCGGGCGACGACGTGCACTGCGAGCTGAACCAGTTCCCCGGCATCGACACCAACGGCGGCTACGCGGAGTACCTGAAGACCTCGGCCCGCTCGGTGGTGAAGATCGACGACTCCCTGGAGCCGGCCGACGTCGCCGCCCTGGCCGACGCCGGGCTCACCGCCTACCACGCGGCCGCCAAGGCCGCCCGCCGGCTGACCCCGCGCGACCGGTGCGTGATCATCGGTGCCGGCGGGCTCGGCCACATCGGCATCCAGGTCCTCAAGGCGCTCAGCCCGGCCGAGCTGATCGTGGTCGACCGCAACCCGGAGGCGGTGAAGCTGGCCCTGTCGATCGGTGCCGATCACGGCGTCGTCGCCGACGGCACGCAGGTCGACCAGGTGCTGGAGCTGACGTCGGGCGCGGGCGCGGAGGTGCTCGTCGACTTCGTCGGCGAGGGCGGCGCGACCGCGGAAGGGGTCCAGATGCTCCGCCGCGCGGGCGACTACCACGTGGTCGGCTACGGCGAGAACATCGACGTCCCGACCATCGACATCATCTCGACGGAGATCAACTTCGTCGGCAACCTGGTCGGCTCCTACAACGACCTGTGCGACCTGATGGCGCTCGCCGCCCGCGGCGCGGTCACCCTGCATACCCAGAAGTACGCGCTCGACGACTTCCAGACCGCGATCTCCGACCTCGACGACGGCAGGGTCCGCGGCCGCGCGATCCTGGTCCCTGAGAGGTGA
- a CDS encoding iron-sulfur cluster assembly protein — MALLTCENTRETQAYAALGSVVDPELDEPITDLGFVRSLTVTSTGSATGSIEVHLRLPTSFCSPNFAYLMASDAKDALTALPWTDDVVVELDDHHDSDLINAGLAADAGYLGTFRHEAETSLDELRTTFHRKAHTAALERCLTRLLRGQPDLAEAAVGEVRLGDLPDDEFTAALLRRRAALGLPDLPEAYVLVDHAGERPGDVPLALRRARSTRISIDGNAHFCRGLLATRYGDEVTSPAFVPLTDLHREEASS, encoded by the coding sequence ATGGCCTTGCTGACCTGCGAGAACACCCGCGAGACCCAGGCGTACGCAGCGCTCGGCTCGGTCGTCGACCCCGAGCTCGACGAGCCCATCACCGATCTCGGCTTCGTCCGCTCGCTCACCGTCACCTCGACCGGATCCGCGACCGGCTCGATCGAGGTCCACCTGCGACTGCCGACGTCGTTCTGCTCGCCCAACTTCGCCTACCTGATGGCGAGCGACGCCAAGGACGCGCTGACCGCGCTGCCGTGGACCGACGACGTGGTCGTCGAGCTCGACGACCACCACGACTCCGACCTCATCAACGCCGGCCTGGCGGCCGATGCCGGCTACCTCGGAACGTTCCGCCACGAGGCCGAGACGTCGCTGGACGAGCTGCGGACGACGTTCCACCGCAAGGCCCACACGGCCGCGCTCGAGCGCTGCCTGACCCGGCTGCTGAGGGGGCAGCCGGACCTGGCCGAGGCCGCCGTGGGCGAGGTCCGGCTCGGGGACCTGCCCGACGACGAGTTCACCGCCGCACTCCTGCGGCGCCGGGCGGCCCTCGGGCTGCCCGACCTGCCGGAGGCGTACGTCCTGGTCGACCACGCCGGGGAGCGACCCGGCGACGTACCCCTGGCGTTGCGGAGGGCGCGTTCGACCCGGATCTCGATCGACGGCAACGCCCATTTCTGCCGGGGGCTGCTGGCGACGCGCTACGGCGACGAGGTCACCTCGCCCGCCTTCGTTCCCTTGACCGACCTTCACCGAGAGGAAGCTTCATCATGA
- a CDS encoding putative quinol monooxygenase produces the protein MIFIAARFRIKPEYADDWPAISGPFTEATRAEPGNLWFDWARSLDDPDEYFLLEAFVDDEAGAAHVTSAHFKHAQEELPRHLAETPRIVNTNVHGQEWSELGELAVTA, from the coding sequence ATGATCTTCATCGCCGCCCGCTTCCGCATCAAGCCGGAGTACGCCGACGACTGGCCGGCCATCTCCGGCCCGTTCACCGAGGCCACCCGGGCCGAACCCGGCAACCTCTGGTTCGACTGGGCCCGCAGCCTGGACGACCCCGACGAGTACTTCCTGCTCGAGGCCTTCGTCGATGACGAGGCCGGGGCCGCCCACGTCACCTCGGCCCACTTCAAGCACGCCCAGGAGGAGCTGCCGCGCCATCTCGCCGAGACGCCGCGGATCGTCAACACCAACGTGCACGGTCAGGAGTGGTCCGAGCTCGGCGAGCTCGCGGTCACCGCCTGA
- a CDS encoding DUF2867 domain-containing protein — MTTPAPTRPLPSGVYSSRPWRIHQITEDFELEDVWALPVQGGADDFPRFVESTMSGDDRDFPAAYRFLFAVRWALGRMLGTEQDEHGLGRRVASLGDRLPDDLRDLPAPERDDSPFHPLYLTDREYAAEIANRTMHGVLHLGWVEDDGAPDGFSAQLSVLVRPNGLFGEAYMAFIKPFRYLVVYPALLRTVGRRWEAAQEVGR, encoded by the coding sequence ATGACCACACCAGCACCCACGAGACCACTTCCGTCGGGCGTCTACTCCAGTCGACCCTGGCGGATCCACCAGATCACCGAGGACTTCGAGCTCGAGGACGTCTGGGCCCTGCCCGTCCAGGGCGGCGCCGACGACTTCCCGCGCTTCGTCGAGTCGACGATGAGTGGTGACGACCGTGACTTCCCCGCGGCGTACCGCTTCCTCTTCGCGGTCCGCTGGGCCCTCGGCCGGATGCTCGGCACCGAGCAGGACGAGCACGGGCTGGGGCGCCGCGTCGCCTCGCTGGGCGACCGGCTGCCCGACGACCTCCGCGACCTACCCGCGCCCGAGCGCGACGACAGCCCGTTCCATCCGCTCTACCTGACGGATCGGGAGTACGCCGCGGAGATCGCCAATCGCACGATGCACGGCGTCCTGCACCTCGGCTGGGTCGAGGACGATGGCGCGCCCGACGGCTTCAGCGCGCAGCTGAGCGTGCTGGTGCGGCCGAACGGGCTGTTCGGGGAGGCATACATGGCCTTCATCAAGCCGTTCCGCTACCTCGTCGTCTACCCGGCGCTGCTGCGCACGGTCGGCCGCCGCTGGGAAGCTGCTCAGGAGGTGGGCAGGTGA
- a CDS encoding response regulator transcription factor, giving the protein MTEQEAPIRVAIVDDQELMRSALRMMVESQPDLELAGEAADGHEALALVRTKRVDVVLMDLRMPRLDGIQATAAITGEQPATRVVALTTFDLDDYAFPAIRAGASGFLLKDARAEEIVTAIRTVHAGHAVVAPSTTRRLLEHVATAPTPDNGKAAEIRETLTPRELDMLLELATGDSNAEIARRVHLSEATVKTHVGHVLAKLGLRDRVQAVVLAYETGLVGPRS; this is encoded by the coding sequence ATGACCGAGCAAGAGGCCCCCATCCGGGTCGCGATCGTCGACGATCAGGAGCTGATGCGCTCGGCCCTCCGGATGATGGTGGAGAGCCAGCCCGACCTGGAGCTCGCCGGGGAGGCGGCCGACGGTCACGAGGCGCTCGCCCTGGTGCGTACGAAGCGGGTCGACGTCGTCCTCATGGACCTGCGGATGCCGCGCCTCGACGGGATCCAGGCGACGGCCGCGATCACCGGCGAGCAGCCGGCGACGAGGGTGGTCGCACTGACCACGTTCGACCTCGACGACTACGCGTTCCCGGCAATCCGCGCCGGCGCCAGCGGGTTCCTGCTCAAGGACGCCCGGGCCGAGGAGATCGTGACCGCGATCCGCACCGTCCATGCAGGTCACGCGGTGGTCGCGCCGTCGACGACGCGTCGTCTGCTCGAGCACGTGGCGACCGCACCAACCCCGGACAACGGGAAAGCCGCCGAGATCCGGGAGACGCTCACACCCCGCGAGCTCGACATGCTGCTCGAGCTCGCCACCGGTGACAGCAACGCCGAGATCGCCCGCCGCGTCCACCTCTCCGAGGCGACGGTGAAGACGCACGTCGGCCATGTGCTCGCCAAGCTCGGCCTGCGCGATCGGGTGCAGGCGGTCGTGCTGGCGTACGAGACCGGGTTGGTCGGACCCCGGAGCTGA
- a CDS encoding DUF1097 domain-containing protein: MKNLIGIGISVGALAGIWTQVSIELALITWVGFVAWACYFAAGGGREGFRKGLAANLAGALWGYLASLVLTYATFTGAVALVVTVVAFILCLQAAVDLLSFIPGAFAGTAVFFGTSFDLGGTLIALVVGALLGWLSDIAGRQIQATVERAGQPIPSTPRRAR, from the coding sequence ATGAAGAACCTCATCGGGATCGGCATCTCGGTCGGAGCGCTCGCCGGCATCTGGACCCAGGTCAGCATCGAGCTCGCGCTCATCACCTGGGTCGGGTTCGTCGCCTGGGCCTGCTACTTCGCGGCGGGAGGTGGACGCGAGGGCTTCCGGAAAGGCCTCGCGGCCAACCTGGCCGGCGCGCTGTGGGGATACCTCGCGAGCCTGGTCCTGACCTACGCCACGTTCACCGGTGCGGTGGCCCTGGTCGTCACGGTCGTCGCGTTCATCCTGTGCCTGCAGGCGGCGGTGGACCTGCTGTCCTTCATCCCCGGGGCCTTCGCCGGCACCGCGGTGTTCTTCGGCACCTCGTTCGACCTCGGCGGCACACTCATCGCGCTCGTGGTCGGTGCCTTGCTCGGCTGGCTCTCCGACATCGCCGGCCGGCAGATCCAGGCAACGGTCGAACGAGCCGGTCAACCGATCCCCTCGACACCCAGGAGAGCCCGATGA